TAAGATTCACATTCATGACGAATTTTAGGTAAATTTGATGGGTTTAAACACAACACGTTTTCACAAGGAGGTAGGTCAATGGGTCGCCTGTTCAATCAAATGACCCGGGGGAAGAAAAAGTTGTTCGCCGTTTCGGCCCTGATGGTAATGGGCGGTCTGCTTTTGCTGCCAATTTTCCTGTCAGTCTCAGCTGTGGCGAGTGGTGGCGGGGCACCAGCAGGTGGTCCTCCACCAGATGTCGTTGCCGCACAAAAGGCGGGAGAGGAAGGCGAGGCGGAAAAGGTGGAGATGGGCCGTGACATTTATTACAAGACGGAAGGTCCAGCCATTGGAGAGGGCGCACCGGTAACGGCCGACAACGAAACTTTTTATCCTCGGTATAACTTCGAGAGTCGTGTCCTCCTTTGGGTAGCCAACCAGCAGCATCTTTACTACGGTAGCTTTGTGTTGGCGGTTCCAATCTTTTGTATGTGTATCGAATTTGCCGGTATGGTGAGCAAAGATAAGGCTATGGCCAAGAAGTATGACCAATTGGCTTATGATTTTATCAAGATCAGTCTGACGGCCTATTCTTTAACTGCGATCCTGGGTGGGATCCTGATCTTTACCTTCCTGACTCTTTATCCTGCCTTTTTTGGATACTTATCTAGTATTTTCCGTCCGGTCATGCACATTTATGCATTAACATTCGTGGCGGAAAGTGCAACCCTCTACATTTATTACTACGGATGGGACAAGATGAGGGAAGGGGTCCTGAAGTGGGTTCATCTCAGCATGTCGGTGATTCTGAATGTGATTGGAACGGTGCTGATGTTCCTCGCTAATTCATGGATTGCGTTTATGATGTCCCCGGCTGGAGTTGATGAGCAGGGGAGATATCTTGGAAATATTTGGCATGTAATTCATACGGCCCTTTGGAATCCTTTGAATGTTCATAGGATTCTTGGGAACATGGCATTTGGTGGTGGTGTGGTAGCTGCCTATGCTGCCTATCGCTTCCTTTCATCAAAAACGGATGAAGAGCGTGCTCATTATGACTGGATGGGCTATATCGCAATGAGTTTAGGTGTGGCGTTTTTAATTCCGCTACCCTTTGCCGGATATTGGTTGATGCGGGAGGTGTATGCCTACCGTCAGCAGATGGGAATTACCTTAATGGGTGGGTTGCTGGCTTGGTTATTTATTATTCAAGCCACCATGATTGGAATTCTATTCCTCACCACCAATTATTACCTGTGGCAAGCTCTTGGCCGTATGACGGGTGGAGAGCGTTTCCAAAGGTATATTAAATATCTCGTGTTTATCTTAGTGGTTGGGCTTCTGGTGTTTATTACGCCGCACACGATCGTGATGTCTCCCGCGGAATTGAAAGCGATGGGCGGGCAGCAGCATCCGGTCCTCGGAAATTATGGTGTCATGTCTGCCAAAAATGGTGGAATTAACGCCATTATCATGACAACCATTCTGAGTTTTATTTGGTACCAGCGAGGGAACAGGGTCCCCACAGTTAGCTGGGCTAAGTTTGGTAATATTTTTATGGGCTGTTTTTTTGTCATAGCACAGCTAAATAATGTTTGGTTGGCTTGTTATGGGTACTTTATACCTGCAAACGTACGAATCGGTTTGTCTGTGCCTCAGGTGGCGGGAACCTTGTCTTGTCTGCTCTTAATGACCCCGCTCAACCTGGCGATGTTGAAAAATGGAAGACAATTGGGGCCGATCAGATGGGGCCAAATTCCACCACGTTCACAATATGCGATCATCATGTTGGCCACAGCATTCACGTGGATGATGGGATTAATGGGGTATATCCGTTCTTCGGTGCGATTATTCTGGCACGTGAATGAAGTAATGCGGGATAATTCTCCATGGGCCTATACCCATACAATTGGTTTTGCGGCAAACGTTATTTCGTTTAATGTGCTGTTTTTCTGGATCAGTATAATGTTTGTCTTTTGGCTTGGCACACTAGGTGCTAAAAAAATACCGGTTCCTTCGCCTGCAGGGCAGCCAGTTCCATCTCCTCAATCTGCAACTGGTCATTAACGAAAAATACAATTACAAACAATCGTGGGGCTGCATTAGGCAGCCCCCAAGTTGGAGGATTGCACTGTGGTTGAGTTATTGGGACGGGCGATAGGAATGGGTTGGCCAGTATTACTGATGCTGGTTGGGCTATTGCTGTATTTCCAGGCAACTATTTCGGATCCTGAAAAAAAGAAAAGGGCAAGTTTTCAGACCATAATTGGAATTTTTTGTGCTTTTTTAGCGTTTATCGCTATTTCCAATTATACCCATAATTTTGAAGGGGAAAGTCGGTTGCTGCCGGTTTCCCTTGTCATGATCACTATCATGTCTTTTATTATGGGTCTCTATTTTCCGAATATCAGTGCCCTAATGAAAATTGGAGGGTTCATGTTTTTTGTGGCGGCCGCGCTTTCCGGGTACGGAAATTGGCTGCCTCAGGTCGAGGGCGGATTCCCTCCACCGGTCGTGAAGTTAGACTTCCAAAGTATGTCACCGCAACAACTTGGTGATGAAGGGGAAAAAATTATATTTGGTGGGATTGGGCAAAGTAAAACCCAAGGAGCCATAGGGAAAGGCCAGTGCCCGTTGTGTCATGGGTTCCAACAGGGATTTTTAAGTGAACGGGCACCTAATTTATTTGGAATTCCTGAAAGATCTGAAGAAAGATTAAAAGAGCCAAATTACCATATGAATAATGCCGCTGCTCGAACTACTGAACAAAAGGAAGCTTTTGAAGGATCGGGGACGGCTACAAATGCTCAGGAATACATTGCTGAGTCACATGCATGCCCGAGTTGTTTTGTAGTAACGGGATTTGGGGTCAAAGGATCAAATGATACCGTAAGTCCCATGCCTAAGATTCATAAACCACCGATATCTTTAACAATCGGCGAAATGGCAGCAGTGGATACCTGGATGTATACGAGGGAAGGAAAAGAAGCTCCTGCTTATGATGTGATTGCTACCTCATATGAAAAGTTCATTCCAGAAGCCGATCGCCCCTCTGCGGGTGGAGAAGAAGAAGCTGGTGGTGGTGGTGGGAATCTTTTAGCTGACGGGAGCGAGCCTTACGACAAGCTCTTTATGAAAGCCGGTTGTCCTGCCTGTCATACCATTCCCGGGATTGAAGGAGCCACGGGAAAAGTTGGTCCTCTTCTCATGGAGGGATCAAATGCTCCCAATCGGATTAAAGATCCCAACTATAAGGGTAAAGCAAAATCTCCTAAGGAGTACATTACTGAATCGATATTAGACCCAAGTGCCTACGTGGTAAAAGATTTTCCTGACGATCAAATGCCAAAGGACTTTGGTGTAAGGCTCACAGGCGGTGCACTTAGTAAGATGGTCGATTACTTGGCGCAATTAAAAGAAGGCCAACCTTTACCTCCAAAAGAATAAGAAATATTAATTTAGGGTATAACCCTTTATAAGGAGTAAGGAAGAATGACGTGGCTTAAATTAGTTGAAGGCTACATGCCGATGCAGATGATTTCCGAGTTGGCGATCTGCATCCTTGTGTTTTCTATTATTAATTACTCTCTCAAGAGAGCAGGCATGGGATTGCCAAAGTTTTGGGCAGGAATCTTTGTCTGGTGTTTCGTGAATTTGTTTTATTTGAAATATCGAATTTACCCACCAATACCATTTAGTGTGCGGGCTATTTATGGCACCGTGGCCGCTTGCGGTATTTTTATGTGGGTTTCGGGGTCACAGCAGGAATGGGAAGAATTCAAGCGCCCAATTATCAATGTGTTGGACGCAAAAACGGGTTTGACCAAGTTCGTTCGTACGGCCCTATTGATTTTATTACCTATTGGACTCTGGGGATTTGCCTACAACTCCTTCCTGCCAAGTTTTGATGAACCCATTGAGCTAAGAACTGTGCATCCGGCCCCACCGGCCACAACTAAAGTTCATGGAAAAACATATGTATTACAAACCGCAGCTAATCCTTTTCGTATCAATACTGAAGGGAAATACGATCAGGCATACAGCAACGCTCATATCGTCAGCCAGGATATGGGGCGATTAATGAAGGATGTGAAAAATCCGGAAGATAACCCCTGGGATCCCAATGCGAAAGGCTACATCAAACATGTTCGTGAGGGGGGGGAGATCTTTTTTCAAAATTGCCATTTTTGCCATGGGGATAATTTAAATGGCCGGGGTCTTTGGGCATTCGCGTTTAATCCAATACCTGCCAATTTTACGGATGCAGGAACCATCGCTCAGCTACAAGAAACCTTTGTTTTCTGGAGGGTTGCTAAAGGTGGAATTGGTCTTCCTGGTGAGGGGTTCCCATGGGCATCAGTTATGCCACCGTGGGAACAGCATTTAACCGTTGATGAAATATGGAAAGTCATCATGTTTGAATACTGGCACACCGGGTATTACCCGCGGACTTGGGAATAAGGAGGACGCGGACATGAATGGTAATAAATCCCAAAATGGACTTTTTGAAAAGAGGATGGTCATGAACGAAACGACGACACCGGCCGAATATGGAAGGAGGGGTTTAGGAGCCTGGCTTCTGAGTTGCGGTCTCCTGATTGGTAGCCTAGGCCTAGCAACCACCTCCCACGCGGAAATGGCGGAAGGATTTGCCGAAGGGAGTCGCCCCGCCCCGCCATCTGCGGAACAGGTTGAAGCAGGGAAGCGAGTGTATTTCACCAAATGTGTATGGTGTCATGGGGTTGAGGGGGCTGGTGACGGACCCGGAGCCGATCGATTATGGCCGCGTCCACGGAATTTTAATGCAGGGACATTTAAAATCCGACATACCGCGAGCGGTGAATTGCCCCTAATAGACGTGGATTTATTTCAAACCGTTACCCATGGATTGCCTGGTTCGGCCATGCCGTCATGGGAGGGTATTTTGACCGAAGATCAACGCAGAGATGTATTGGCTTTTGTGACAACTGAGTTAGTCAAGGATCGTAGTTGGCAGGATACGGAATTTGAAGAATTCCATGTATTGCAATTGGATAAAATTCAACCGGTTGCTCCCTCGGCTGAATCAATCAAACGCGGTTCGGAGTTAGTAAAAGAAATGAAATGTATAGAATGCCATGGGGTAGAAGGTCGGGGAGATGGGAATGCCTTTAATCTCAAAGATGACTGGGGCTTTTCCATTCAACCTGCGGATTGGCATAAATGCTGGAATTTCAGAGGCAGCCGACAAGATGCCTATAATGTAAAAAACATTTTCCGGACATTTTCCACAGGGGTAAGTGGAACGCCGATGCCATCTTTTGCAGATAATACTACTGTAGAGGACAGGTGGCATATTGCCAATTACGTCAATCATCTTTGTGAACGTGATGTTGATGTGGATATTGCCGGAGGTAATGTGACGGATGAAATCGCTGCGGCTTTACTAGCGGCAAAGCCCAGGGGAATTGATCCTCTTACGGATAAACCCAAAGTTGATTTCGTGGTTCCTTCTAAGTTTGTCGAAGGAGAGTTGCCGGCTGACGAACATGATGAACGTTGGAAACTGGTTGACCGTCGCATTGTAGCCATGGGAGGGCAGATCACCCATAAACCAAGAAACTTTGTGACAAGAATTGACGATGTGTGGGTTCAATCCTTGTACAATGAAACCCATATCTCATTTATGTTCCGTTGGGATGACCGGACCAAGAGTGTGCAGCAAGATAGCGTTGACTGGGAACCCTATGAGGTAAATCTTGGAGATTACGGTATAGAAGAACAGGCACCAGGAGGATCAAAATTTGCCGATGATCCTGAACACCCTGAATCGATTGCCGCGAAACAAACGGCCTATCAAGTGTTTAATGACGGGCTGGCTTTTCAGTTCCCAATAAAATGGCAGGAATTGCCTGCGCCAAGAAAGCCTAGATATTTCTGGGGAGATGAGGGATTTCCCGTGGACATCGCCAAATGGACGGCTGATGGAGAATTGAAAGCGTACCAAGGTGAAGGTTGGGATGTTGATTTCGAAGATCGTGACGATTTCACCGAAGAACTGAAAACTGTGAAAGCTGAATGGAAAGATGGACGATGGACGGTTATCATAACGCGCCCACTCAAGGGTGACTATGAGGAAGATGCTTACATTGAATTGGGAAAATATATTCCTATTAATTTCTTTGTTTGGGATGGTCACAATGGGGATGTCGGGCGAAAGATGGCAGTCTCCGCTTTCTATTATCTGGTGTTAGAGCCACCCATAGAAAAAGAAACATATATTTACCCAACACTGGCCGCCATTGGGTTGGTCCTTGTTGAAGGGTGGATTTTGACCCGACGCGCTAATCGTCGTAAGGGTAAAGTCTAAGGAAAATGTGAACTTCGGAAATATCCGAAAAATGAAGGGGGTGGGCAACCACCCCCTTTTTTTATGACCAATATTAAAAAATTTACAAATATTTCCGGTGTAGTCTTAGCAGGCGGGAAAAGCCGGAGGATGGGGAAAGATAAGAGAATCCTCGAATGGGAGGGGGTTAAATTTCTCGATAAAGTTTGCCTCACCCTCGTAGAATTATTTGATGAAATCATTGTGGTGACTGCCATTGAAGATTACCCTTGCGGACACCTCCCTGTTAGATCAGTGACCGACG
The sequence above is a segment of the Nitrospira sp. MA-1 genome. Coding sequences within it:
- a CDS encoding cytochrome ubiquinol oxidase subunit I, whose translation is MGRLFNQMTRGKKKLFAVSALMVMGGLLLLPIFLSVSAVASGGGAPAGGPPPDVVAAQKAGEEGEAEKVEMGRDIYYKTEGPAIGEGAPVTADNETFYPRYNFESRVLLWVANQQHLYYGSFVLAVPIFCMCIEFAGMVSKDKAMAKKYDQLAYDFIKISLTAYSLTAILGGILIFTFLTLYPAFFGYLSSIFRPVMHIYALTFVAESATLYIYYYGWDKMREGVLKWVHLSMSVILNVIGTVLMFLANSWIAFMMSPAGVDEQGRYLGNIWHVIHTALWNPLNVHRILGNMAFGGGVVAAYAAYRFLSSKTDEERAHYDWMGYIAMSLGVAFLIPLPFAGYWLMREVYAYRQQMGITLMGGLLAWLFIIQATMIGILFLTTNYYLWQALGRMTGGERFQRYIKYLVFILVVGLLVFITPHTIVMSPAELKAMGGQQHPVLGNYGVMSAKNGGINAIIMTTILSFIWYQRGNRVPTVSWAKFGNIFMGCFFVIAQLNNVWLACYGYFIPANVRIGLSVPQVAGTLSCLLLMTPLNLAMLKNGRQLGPIRWGQIPPRSQYAIIMLATAFTWMMGLMGYIRSSVRLFWHVNEVMRDNSPWAYTHTIGFAANVISFNVLFFWISIMFVFWLGTLGAKKIPVPSPAGQPVPSPQSATGH
- a CDS encoding nitric oxide reductase is translated as MVELLGRAIGMGWPVLLMLVGLLLYFQATISDPEKKKRASFQTIIGIFCAFLAFIAISNYTHNFEGESRLLPVSLVMITIMSFIMGLYFPNISALMKIGGFMFFVAAALSGYGNWLPQVEGGFPPPVVKLDFQSMSPQQLGDEGEKIIFGGIGQSKTQGAIGKGQCPLCHGFQQGFLSERAPNLFGIPERSEERLKEPNYHMNNAAARTTEQKEAFEGSGTATNAQEYIAESHACPSCFVVTGFGVKGSNDTVSPMPKIHKPPISLTIGEMAAVDTWMYTREGKEAPAYDVIATSYEKFIPEADRPSAGGEEEAGGGGGNLLADGSEPYDKLFMKAGCPACHTIPGIEGATGKVGPLLMEGSNAPNRIKDPNYKGKAKSPKEYITESILDPSAYVVKDFPDDQMPKDFGVRLTGGALSKMVDYLAQLKEGQPLPPKE
- a CDS encoding cytochrome c is translated as MKYRIYPPIPFSVRAIYGTVAACGIFMWVSGSQQEWEEFKRPIINVLDAKTGLTKFVRTALLILLPIGLWGFAYNSFLPSFDEPIELRTVHPAPPATTKVHGKTYVLQTAANPFRINTEGKYDQAYSNAHIVSQDMGRLMKDVKNPEDNPWDPNAKGYIKHVREGGEIFFQNCHFCHGDNLNGRGLWAFAFNPIPANFTDAGTIAQLQETFVFWRVAKGGIGLPGEGFPWASVMPPWEQHLTVDEIWKVIMFEYWHTGYYPRTWE
- a CDS encoding c-type cytochrome — translated: MNGNKSQNGLFEKRMVMNETTTPAEYGRRGLGAWLLSCGLLIGSLGLATTSHAEMAEGFAEGSRPAPPSAEQVEAGKRVYFTKCVWCHGVEGAGDGPGADRLWPRPRNFNAGTFKIRHTASGELPLIDVDLFQTVTHGLPGSAMPSWEGILTEDQRRDVLAFVTTELVKDRSWQDTEFEEFHVLQLDKIQPVAPSAESIKRGSELVKEMKCIECHGVEGRGDGNAFNLKDDWGFSIQPADWHKCWNFRGSRQDAYNVKNIFRTFSTGVSGTPMPSFADNTTVEDRWHIANYVNHLCERDVDVDIAGGNVTDEIAAALLAAKPRGIDPLTDKPKVDFVVPSKFVEGELPADEHDERWKLVDRRIVAMGGQITHKPRNFVTRIDDVWVQSLYNETHISFMFRWDDRTKSVQQDSVDWEPYEVNLGDYGIEEQAPGGSKFADDPEHPESIAAKQTAYQVFNDGLAFQFPIKWQELPAPRKPRYFWGDEGFPVDIAKWTADGELKAYQGEGWDVDFEDRDDFTEELKTVKAEWKDGRWTVIITRPLKGDYEEDAYIELGKYIPINFFVWDGHNGDVGRKMAVSAFYYLVLEPPIEKETYIYPTLAAIGLVLVEGWILTRRANRRKGKV